The following coding sequences lie in one Chelatococcus sp. YT9 genomic window:
- a CDS encoding cupin domain-containing protein — protein MYKIVVSAAVVAACIATGALAHDASGEHVKLIYDHPLPNVPGKSMRAVLVEYEPGETLPAHVHPRSAFIYATVLQGAIESQVNGGPVTTYRAGEGFPEFPGDRHGVSRNASTTENARLLAVFVVDTSETELTTPIEIDDAQGRARR, from the coding sequence ATGTACAAGATTGTTGTTTCTGCCGCCGTCGTGGCGGCATGCATTGCCACCGGCGCCCTCGCTCACGACGCCTCCGGAGAACATGTCAAGCTGATCTACGATCACCCGCTCCCTAACGTGCCTGGCAAAAGTATGCGCGCAGTGCTCGTCGAGTACGAGCCGGGCGAAACATTGCCGGCGCATGTCCATCCGCGTTCCGCTTTCATCTATGCCACGGTCCTTCAAGGGGCGATCGAGAGCCAGGTCAATGGCGGGCCGGTGACCACCTACCGCGCCGGAGAAGGTTTCCCTGAGTTCCCGGGCGATCGCCATGGCGTCAGCCGGAACGCAAGCACAACGGAAAACGCCCGATTACTGGCTGTGTTCGTCGTCGACACCAGCGAGACGGAACTCACGACGCCTATTGAGATCGACGATGCTCAGGGGCGCGCGCGCCGATGA
- a CDS encoding SDR family oxidoreductase, with protein sequence MFQLKDKVALITGGSSGIGRETALAFARQGAKVIITGRRFEPLERTAALDANIVAFVADVAAPSDAARSVAKVIETWGRLDILVNNAGAGAIAPLSDVTAEQIQAIFAVNVFGPSLLAREALAYLSGTQGTIINISSTFGHKAGGGLSHYAASKAALEHLTRCWALELASLGIRVNAVAAGPTESGALTGMMGLSAEEAARIAEGEQKQIPLKRRGVPEDVARWILNLADPASSWITGQVISVDGGLSLT encoded by the coding sequence ATGTTCCAATTGAAAGATAAGGTGGCCCTGATCACCGGCGGGAGTTCCGGTATCGGCCGGGAGACTGCGCTCGCCTTCGCGAGACAGGGCGCGAAGGTGATAATAACCGGACGGCGTTTCGAGCCGCTGGAGCGTACGGCCGCGCTTGACGCGAACATCGTCGCGTTCGTCGCCGATGTTGCTGCGCCGAGCGACGCCGCGCGCAGCGTCGCGAAGGTGATCGAGACCTGGGGACGACTGGACATCCTGGTAAACAACGCCGGTGCCGGCGCGATCGCACCCCTGTCCGATGTCACCGCTGAACAGATCCAGGCCATCTTCGCCGTGAATGTCTTCGGACCAAGTCTGCTGGCCCGGGAGGCGCTTGCGTATCTTTCTGGAACGCAGGGCACGATCATCAATATCTCAAGTACCTTCGGACACAAGGCCGGTGGCGGACTCTCGCATTACGCCGCGAGTAAGGCCGCGCTGGAGCATCTGACACGCTGCTGGGCGCTCGAACTCGCGTCATTGGGTATCCGGGTCAATGCGGTTGCAGCCGGACCCACCGAGTCAGGTGCCTTGACCGGTATGATGGGGCTCTCCGCAGAGGAGGCAGCTCGCATTGCGGAAGGGGAGCAGAAGCAGATCCCGCTCAAACGCCGCGGCGTTCCTGAAGATGTCGCGCGGTGGATACTCAATCTTGCCGATCCCGCCTCGAGCTGGATCACAGGACAGGTCATTTCGGTCGACGGCGGATTGAGCCTGACGTGA
- a CDS encoding CBS domain-containing protein has product MLRGARADDRLAQARRRCLGALMLVERLSASTATRLAVIGITADVRCAVQWLSRPGVGLVLVCADDGRLQGVVSKSDLVRHMAGSALTDSPVADLMSRSIVSCAPDDDVRTVWTIMTAGNLQNIPVIDAHARPVGVLEIRDVMNVLYAQEEMQEKMLTNYVAGVGYR; this is encoded by the coding sequence ATGCTCAGGGGCGCGCGCGCCGATGACAGGCTAGCGCAGGCACGGCGCCGATGCTTGGGGGCTCTCATGCTTGTCGAACGATTAAGCGCCTCAACGGCGACACGCCTTGCGGTGATTGGCATCACAGCAGACGTGCGATGCGCCGTGCAGTGGCTTTCCAGGCCCGGCGTCGGGCTTGTCCTCGTATGCGCAGATGATGGCCGTCTGCAGGGTGTGGTGAGCAAGTCCGATCTCGTTCGTCATATGGCCGGTTCGGCGCTCACGGACAGCCCGGTGGCTGATCTGATGAGTCGATCGATTGTGTCATGCGCGCCCGATGATGATGTCCGCACCGTGTGGACAATCATGACAGCAGGAAATCTCCAGAACATTCCCGTTATCGATGCGCATGCGAGACCGGTGGGCGTCCTTGAGATACGCGATGTGATGAATGTGCTGTATGCGCAGGAAGAAATGCAGGAGAAGATGCTCACGAACTATGTCGCGGGCGTCGGTTACCGTTGA